A portion of the Herpetosiphon gulosus genome contains these proteins:
- a CDS encoding nucleotidyltransferase family protein produces the protein MSEPAVELLLAAWSSQPAANLAQLCAACSPSDWQTLARLADYHEVEGLLWSVLRQQALPPELAEHWRERYYLTALRNDLRLDEFQRIQQLLNAESIEVALLKGMAFAPTIYCALGQRQMGDIDLLIQHDNLQRACAVLFAAGYGLSQYTVQTWSQQRRSGGEVRLQTPSGATLELHWWLFAGLWSRWAGLHNYPAWQLQQVHYQTFTLPVLEPITQLLHTAHHLAISNQYGAGIGRMLTDIDRLITTYAFDWQQVWHEAQRWGLAHMLWGGLRLAEQWFNSAIEWHWQPSAWRKALLERCLPSQKLLCGLDPRLQRWWRYAILASALD, from the coding sequence ATGAGCGAGCCTGCCGTGGAATTGTTGTTGGCGGCATGGTCAAGCCAACCAGCCGCCAATTTGGCGCAATTATGTGCCGCCTGTAGCCCAAGCGATTGGCAAACACTCGCTCGTCTAGCCGATTATCATGAAGTTGAGGGCTTGCTCTGGTCGGTGTTGCGCCAACAAGCCCTGCCACCGGAGCTAGCCGAACATTGGCGCGAACGCTATTACCTGACCGCACTACGCAACGATTTGCGGCTGGACGAATTTCAACGAATTCAGCAATTGCTCAACGCCGAATCAATCGAAGTAGCCTTACTCAAAGGCATGGCCTTCGCGCCAACGATTTATTGCGCACTGGGCCAACGCCAAATGGGCGATATTGATTTATTAATTCAGCACGATAATTTGCAACGAGCTTGTGCGGTGTTATTCGCGGCGGGCTATGGCCTGAGTCAATACACGGTGCAAACATGGTCACAACAGCGGCGCAGCGGTGGCGAAGTTCGCTTACAAACGCCCAGTGGCGCAACTTTAGAATTACATTGGTGGTTATTTGCGGGGCTTTGGTCGCGTTGGGCTGGCTTGCATAACTATCCAGCTTGGCAACTTCAGCAAGTACACTATCAAACATTTACCTTGCCAGTGTTGGAGCCAATCACTCAGCTTTTGCATACTGCCCATCATCTAGCAATTAGCAATCAATATGGGGCTGGAATTGGCCGTATGCTAACTGATATTGATCGCTTGATTACGACCTATGCATTTGATTGGCAACAGGTTTGGCATGAAGCGCAACGTTGGGGCTTGGCACATATGCTTTGGGGCGGGTTGCGTTTGGCTGAACAATGGTTTAATTCAGCAATTGAGTGGCATTGGCAGCCAAGTGCTTGGCGCAAAGCCTTGCTCGAACGCTGCTTACCAAGCCAAAAACTCTTGTGCGGGTTAGATCCGCGCTTGCAACGCTGGTGGCGTTATGCAATTTTGGCCAGTGCTTTGGATTGA
- a CDS encoding STAS domain-containing protein: MAELDNDRLQQQRFARIVRGSLIFLLAFICYDIGLQILAPKPARYLHLANLLGLLGFLTASYLVNQRGRTPQAMLLVATAMLGSCIMMALSNPFALPVILMMPILALILAMLYLEQTMARVLSVVAWLCMLLATILAYNVNLFHQAVMPSMEISDFVGLAVLAGIAFLVLNLFQSRLRNNFLKATQAQKELLQAQAVMEQQIIERTLTLSQLQQTNTEQTRLLAEVEHQRLIIRNLSVPILPIDQRTLVLPLVGSLDQQRLNDVRNQALQTISQLKARYLVLDITGVPLIDDQIALSLVRIIEALKLLGAKTILVGVRPDVAASLANGNLQLGSVTSAATLQEGLDYARTQSKALAKIA, encoded by the coding sequence ATGGCCGAGCTTGATAATGATCGTCTGCAACAACAACGTTTCGCCCGTATTGTTCGGGGTTCATTGATTTTCCTCTTGGCATTTATTTGCTATGACATTGGATTGCAAATCCTTGCGCCAAAGCCTGCGCGTTATTTACATTTGGCCAATTTACTTGGCTTATTGGGATTTTTAACTGCGAGCTATCTGGTTAATCAACGTGGTCGCACCCCGCAAGCGATGCTGTTGGTCGCCACAGCGATGCTCGGCTCATGTATTATGATGGCGCTTTCTAATCCGTTTGCTTTGCCAGTTATTTTGATGATGCCGATTTTGGCCTTGATTTTGGCGATGCTTTATCTTGAGCAAACGATGGCGCGAGTGCTCAGTGTGGTCGCTTGGCTGTGTATGTTGCTTGCAACAATCTTGGCCTACAACGTTAACCTATTTCATCAAGCAGTTATGCCAAGCATGGAAATAAGCGATTTTGTCGGCTTGGCAGTTTTAGCAGGCATTGCCTTTTTAGTGTTGAATCTGTTTCAGTCACGCCTACGCAATAATTTTCTCAAGGCAACCCAAGCCCAAAAAGAGCTATTACAAGCGCAAGCGGTGATGGAGCAACAAATTATTGAACGAACATTAACGCTCTCGCAATTGCAGCAAACCAACACCGAACAAACCCGTTTATTAGCCGAGGTGGAACACCAACGGCTGATTATTCGCAATTTATCGGTGCCAATTTTGCCAATCGATCAACGCACGCTGGTGCTGCCTTTGGTCGGCTCGCTCGATCAGCAACGGCTTAATGATGTACGCAACCAAGCCCTACAAACAATTAGTCAACTCAAGGCGCGGTATTTGGTGCTTGATATTACGGGCGTGCCGCTGATCGACGATCAGATTGCGCTGAGCTTGGTTCGCATTATTGAGGCCTTGAAGTTGTTGGGGGCGAAAACGATTTTAGTGGGAGTACGGCCTGATGTTGCTGCCAGTTTAGCCAACGGCAACTTGCAATTAGGAAGTGTTACCAGCGCCGCGACCCTGCAAGAAGGCTTAGATTACGCTCGAACTCAATCCAAAGCACTGGCCAAAATTGCATAA
- a CDS encoding heavy metal translocating P-type ATPase, whose amino-acid sequence MDTKTLTLPVTGMTCAACVTRVERNLKKVTGVAEASVNLASESATVAFDPAAVSPTNLIAAVEKGGYGVITAERTLPITGMTCAACVTRVEKALRKVDGVLEATVNLATETASIRYLPDQASLEQIKAAVTKAGYGVIDTGEDDDAEDSETQARQAELKRKRTNLIVALIVGVPLMIVSMMHDFSLISPIWLGSARDMTGMGHDMPAFYNLWPWLFGLMATPVVFYSGRDFIRGAWVNLKHGSANMDTLIALGSLTAYGFSLAVLLFKLSGHVYFETAAMIVALILVGKYLEAQAKSATSSAIRALINLQPPTARVLRGGVEVEMAVAEVRAGEIVVMRPGEKIPVDGVVTMGQSAVDESMLTGESLPVEKRVGDSVFGATLNNAGSFQLRATAVGKASALAQIVNLVKAAQGSKAPIQRLADQISGVFVPIVIAIALLTFGLWYWVGGVGFTQSLIFAVAVLVIACPCALGLATPTAIMVGTGVGAQHGILIKNAESLERAVRLQTIVLDKTGTITEGKPTLTNVLALGDEATLLALAATAERGSEHPLGKAIVQGAAARGATLGQATNFKAIVGGGIEAEVNQQKVVIGSPRLIREQGYELSSIQTTIDQWQSEGKTAMVVVVEQQLAGVLAVADTIKASSPAAIQQLRKLGLKVVMLTGDNQRTAEAIGREAGVEQVIADVLPADKAATIKQLQANGTLVAMVGDGVNDAPALAQADVGVAIGTGTDVAIEASDITLLRGDLVGVAQAIELSRRTMTTIRWNLFWAFIYNVIGIPIAAGLFYNLTGWQLSPLLAAGAMAFSSVFVVTNSLRLKRAAKLQHGHGVESNELQPAHI is encoded by the coding sequence ATGGATACAAAGACACTTACATTGCCAGTAACCGGAATGACCTGCGCCGCTTGTGTGACGCGCGTCGAACGCAATTTGAAGAAGGTCACCGGAGTTGCTGAGGCCAGCGTCAATTTAGCCAGCGAATCGGCAACCGTGGCATTTGACCCAGCAGCGGTTAGCCCAACTAACTTAATCGCTGCGGTCGAAAAAGGCGGCTATGGCGTGATTACTGCCGAACGCACGCTGCCAATTACCGGAATGACCTGCGCCGCCTGTGTCACGCGGGTCGAAAAAGCCTTGCGCAAAGTCGATGGCGTATTAGAAGCAACGGTTAACTTGGCAACCGAAACTGCAAGCATCCGCTACCTGCCTGATCAAGCCAGCCTTGAGCAGATTAAAGCCGCCGTGACCAAAGCAGGCTATGGGGTGATTGATACAGGCGAGGATGACGATGCTGAGGATAGCGAAACTCAAGCACGTCAGGCTGAACTCAAGCGCAAACGCACCAATTTGATTGTGGCGTTGATCGTGGGCGTGCCGCTGATGATCGTCTCGATGATGCACGACTTTAGCTTAATTAGCCCGATTTGGCTGGGCAGCGCTCGCGATATGACTGGCATGGGCCATGATATGCCAGCCTTCTACAACCTCTGGCCATGGCTGTTTGGCCTGATGGCAACGCCCGTGGTGTTTTATAGTGGGCGCGATTTTATTCGTGGAGCATGGGTTAATCTCAAGCATGGCAGCGCCAATATGGATACGCTAATTGCCCTCGGTTCGCTGACTGCCTATGGTTTTAGCTTGGCAGTGCTGCTGTTCAAACTGAGCGGCCACGTTTATTTTGAAACTGCCGCGATGATTGTGGCCTTGATTTTGGTGGGTAAATATCTCGAAGCCCAAGCCAAAAGCGCTACCTCATCAGCTATTCGCGCTTTGATCAATCTTCAGCCGCCAACTGCCCGCGTGCTGCGGGGTGGGGTTGAAGTTGAAATGGCGGTGGCTGAAGTGCGAGCTGGCGAGATTGTGGTCATGCGGCCTGGCGAGAAAATTCCGGTTGATGGCGTGGTCACAATGGGGCAATCGGCAGTTGATGAATCGATGCTGACTGGCGAATCGTTGCCGGTTGAAAAGCGGGTTGGCGATAGCGTATTTGGCGCGACGCTCAACAATGCTGGCAGTTTTCAATTACGTGCCACGGCGGTGGGCAAGGCCAGCGCTTTAGCGCAAATTGTCAATTTAGTCAAAGCAGCCCAAGGCTCCAAAGCGCCAATTCAACGCCTAGCCGACCAAATTTCGGGCGTATTTGTGCCAATTGTAATTGCGATTGCCTTGCTGACCTTTGGCCTGTGGTATTGGGTTGGCGGCGTTGGTTTTACGCAATCGCTGATTTTCGCGGTGGCTGTGTTGGTGATTGCCTGCCCGTGTGCCTTGGGCTTGGCTACGCCGACGGCAATTATGGTTGGCACTGGGGTTGGCGCACAACATGGCATTTTGATCAAAAACGCTGAGAGCCTTGAACGCGCCGTGCGGTTGCAAACGATTGTGCTCGATAAAACTGGCACAATTACCGAAGGCAAGCCAACCCTGACCAATGTGCTAGCCTTGGGTGATGAAGCAACGCTGCTAGCCCTTGCTGCGACTGCCGAACGTGGTTCGGAGCATCCCTTGGGTAAGGCGATTGTTCAAGGTGCGGCTGCCCGTGGCGCAACCCTTGGTCAAGCTACAAACTTCAAGGCAATTGTTGGCGGCGGGATCGAAGCGGAAGTCAATCAACAGAAGGTGGTGATTGGCAGTCCGCGTTTGATTCGCGAACAAGGCTACGAGCTGAGCAGCATCCAAACCACGATTGATCAATGGCAATCGGAAGGCAAAACCGCTATGGTTGTGGTGGTTGAGCAACAACTTGCTGGTGTGTTAGCAGTTGCCGATACGATCAAAGCCAGTTCGCCAGCCGCTATTCAGCAATTGCGCAAATTGGGGCTAAAAGTGGTGATGCTGACTGGCGACAATCAACGTACTGCTGAGGCGATTGGCCGCGAAGCTGGGGTCGAGCAAGTGATTGCCGATGTGCTACCAGCGGACAAAGCTGCCACGATCAAGCAATTGCAAGCCAATGGTACGTTGGTGGCGATGGTTGGCGATGGCGTAAACGATGCTCCGGCCTTGGCTCAAGCTGATGTTGGCGTGGCAATTGGCACAGGCACCGATGTCGCGATTGAAGCCAGCGATATCACCTTGTTGCGCGGCGATTTGGTGGGCGTGGCACAGGCAATTGAACTTTCGCGCCGTACCATGACTACGATTCGCTGGAACTTGTTCTGGGCCTTTATCTACAACGTGATTGGCATTCCAATTGCCGCAGGCTTGTTCTACAACCTGACTGGTTGGCAACTTTCGCCACTCTTGGCGGCTGGAGCCATGGCCTTCTCATCGGTCTTTGTGGTTACCAACTCGCTGCGTTTGAAACGTGCTGCCAAATTACAGCATGGGCATGGCGTTGAATCCAACGAACTACAACCAGCCCACATTTAA
- a CDS encoding copper ion binding protein, with protein sequence MKTESFNVPGISCQHCVNAINNEVSAVAGVQNVVVDLASKTVKVESNEQVSRDQLVTAISEAGYDVSPFTNTIPLN encoded by the coding sequence ATGAAAACTGAAAGCTTCAACGTTCCAGGCATCTCATGCCAACACTGTGTTAATGCGATCAACAACGAAGTTAGCGCAGTTGCTGGAGTTCAAAATGTCGTTGTCGATTTGGCCAGCAAGACCGTCAAAGTCGAAAGCAACGAGCAAGTTAGCCGCGATCAATTGGTAACGGCAATCAGCGAAGCAGGCTACGATGTTTCGCCATTTACGAATACAATTCCCTTAAATTAA
- a CDS encoding glycosyltransferase family 4 protein has translation MKIGFLIDDHMHRAGGIQVYVRGLYHYFQSKGHEVVIFAGGSQFDNSKLAERVISLGVSVPTYGSGSSTSLPICIESNRRLREILAEEACDVLHVQSLHSPTLSGRLLANSKACHVSTFHIRVDEAWKLQALRLATALGPDLYRHIHGRIAGSRAALETAQAIFGTKAEYTIIASGITSDRFDAAVNLPRLHQYNDDKITLFTLGRLEQRKGVEYLLRAYALLQKDYPNQLRLVIAGDGPLREELQALAAQLRLTDVEWLGYVTDLALPHLMASADIFCAPAIGQESFGYVLVEAMAVGLPIVAAANAGYAGVLANHPGNLAVPPRDPRAMAGAIASFVASPAARKRLRQLNLQAAKGYSWQVIGDQIMEFYKKTMAQTVQ, from the coding sequence ATGAAAATTGGCTTTTTGATTGATGATCATATGCACCGCGCTGGTGGCATTCAGGTATATGTTCGTGGTTTGTACCATTATTTTCAAAGCAAAGGTCATGAGGTGGTGATTTTTGCTGGTGGTAGTCAGTTTGATAATAGCAAATTAGCTGAGCGGGTTATCTCTCTAGGCGTTTCAGTTCCCACCTATGGCAGCGGTTCAAGCACCTCACTGCCAATCTGCATCGAATCGAATCGACGCTTGCGCGAGATTTTGGCCGAAGAAGCTTGCGATGTCTTGCATGTGCAATCGTTGCACTCGCCGACCTTGAGCGGGCGGCTTTTGGCGAATTCCAAGGCTTGTCATGTTTCAACCTTTCATATTCGGGTTGATGAGGCTTGGAAATTGCAGGCCTTGCGATTGGCAACCGCGCTTGGCCCCGATTTGTATCGGCATATTCATGGGCGAATTGCTGGCTCACGGGCGGCGCTCGAAACGGCGCAGGCAATTTTTGGCACAAAAGCCGAATATACAATTATTGCCAGTGGCATCACGAGCGATCGCTTTGATGCAGCGGTGAATTTGCCACGCTTACATCAATATAACGATGATAAAATTACGCTCTTTACGCTTGGGCGCTTGGAGCAACGCAAGGGCGTGGAGTATCTGCTACGGGCTTATGCCTTGCTCCAAAAGGATTATCCCAACCAATTGCGCTTGGTGATTGCTGGCGATGGGCCATTACGCGAAGAATTACAAGCCTTGGCAGCCCAATTGCGATTGACTGATGTCGAATGGCTGGGCTATGTGACCGATCTGGCCTTGCCGCATTTGATGGCGAGTGCTGATATTTTTTGTGCGCCAGCGATTGGACAAGAGAGCTTTGGCTATGTATTGGTTGAGGCGATGGCGGTTGGCTTGCCAATTGTGGCGGCAGCCAATGCAGGCTATGCCGGAGTGTTGGCCAATCATCCAGGTAATTTAGCAGTGCCGCCGCGCGATCCACGAGCGATGGCTGGGGCGATTGCTAGTTTTGTTGCCAGCCCTGCCGCCCGCAAACGCCTGCGCCAACTTAATCTGCAAGCGGCTAAAGGCTATAGTTGGCAAGTGATTGGCGACCAAATTATGGAATTCTACAAAAAAACCATGGCGCAAACTGTGCAATAG
- a CDS encoding helix-turn-helix domain-containing protein produces the protein MRSHDYSIEEAAGLMQLSEDTVRRWVSKKLIGSYQLGRGWRISEDEIQNILTARHEMEQERQFAPSAA, from the coding sequence ATGCGTTCCCATGATTATTCAATCGAAGAAGCCGCCGGATTAATGCAGCTCTCAGAAGATACCGTGCGGCGTTGGGTTAGCAAAAAGTTGATTGGCTCGTATCAACTTGGGCGTGGCTGGCGAATTTCCGAAGACGAGATTCAAAATATTTTGACGGCACGACACGAAATGGAGCAAGAACGCCAATTTGCCCCAAGTGCAGCCTAG
- a CDS encoding ubiquinone/menaquinone biosynthesis methyltransferase, producing the protein MSVLPQSDQKAVYVNAMFTAIAQRYDLMNRLMTFGLDQGWRRWATKRIKQPQAIWALDVGSGTGDFLPILQQAMPQLSVVGLDFTLAMMQAGQAKREQDTLGHSFINGDGMHLPFEEAAFDIVTTGFAMRNIVDIRQAFSEMARVTKPGGKLACLEVARPKNPLVRWGHQFYFNNIVPIIGSLVGGNNRAYTYLPQSASIFPQPPELAHIITECGWHDVTWKQLGFGAVAVHIATR; encoded by the coding sequence ATGTCAGTTTTGCCACAATCCGATCAGAAGGCGGTCTATGTCAATGCCATGTTCACAGCGATTGCCCAACGCTATGATCTGATGAATCGACTGATGACCTTTGGGCTGGATCAAGGCTGGCGGCGTTGGGCAACCAAGCGCATCAAACAGCCTCAAGCGATATGGGCCTTAGATGTTGGCTCGGGTACTGGCGATTTTCTGCCGATTTTGCAACAAGCCATGCCCCAGCTCAGCGTCGTTGGTCTCGATTTTACCTTGGCGATGATGCAGGCTGGCCAAGCTAAACGCGAGCAAGATACGCTTGGCCATAGCTTTATCAATGGCGATGGTATGCACTTGCCCTTCGAGGAAGCAGCATTCGATATTGTGACGACAGGCTTTGCGATGCGCAATATTGTGGATATTCGTCAGGCATTTAGCGAGATGGCACGGGTAACCAAGCCAGGTGGCAAATTGGCCTGCTTGGAAGTTGCGCGGCCTAAAAATCCCTTGGTACGTTGGGGCCATCAGTTCTATTTCAACAATATTGTGCCGATTATTGGCAGTCTTGTGGGCGGCAACAATCGTGCCTACACCTACTTGCCCCAATCAGCTTCGATCTTCCCGCAGCCGCCTGAGCTAGCCCACATTATCACTGAATGTGGCTGGCACGATGTAACTTGGAAGCAATTGGGCTTTGGTGCGGTTGCGGTGCATATCGCCACAAGATAA
- a CDS encoding UbiX family flavin prenyltransferase, producing MSKRLPVVVGVSGASGAALADRVIERLIALEHPIELIATSSARIVWRQEQGYPWAEAVARWQASGLITEHNPNNQAATIASGSYPVYGMLIVPCSMGTVAALAAGFANNLLLRVADVTQKEGRRLVVVPRETPLSSVHLENMLRLSQRGVRLVPPMPNFYARPTTVAEVVDFVAARALVGLGLSPELDRNQQWAGLELE from the coding sequence ATGAGTAAGCGTTTGCCAGTGGTGGTTGGGGTTAGTGGTGCCAGCGGAGCGGCCCTCGCTGATCGGGTGATCGAGCGTTTAATTGCTTTGGAACACCCGATTGAGTTGATTGCTACGTCATCGGCGCGGATCGTTTGGCGACAAGAACAAGGCTATCCTTGGGCTGAAGCCGTGGCGCGTTGGCAGGCTTCAGGCTTGATCACCGAGCATAATCCCAATAATCAAGCGGCGACGATTGCTAGCGGTTCGTATCCAGTCTATGGCATGCTAATTGTGCCCTGCTCGATGGGCACAGTTGCAGCCTTGGCGGCTGGTTTTGCCAATAATTTGCTGCTACGGGTGGCCGATGTAACCCAAAAAGAGGGACGGCGCTTAGTCGTCGTCCCGCGCGAAACCCCACTATCGAGCGTGCATTTGGAAAATATGCTGCGGTTATCCCAACGTGGCGTGCGGCTTGTACCGCCAATGCCCAATTTCTATGCTCGCCCAACTACGGTTGCCGAGGTGGTCGATTTTGTGGCAGCCCGCGCCTTAGTTGGCTTGGGGCTAAGCCCTGAGCTTGATCGTAACCAGCAATGGGCTGGCTTGGAGCTTGAATAA
- a CDS encoding RNA-binding domain-containing protein — MTFSDEQVSAISERWMRLDLHIHTPASEDYAEPEVSYLDILRAAAAHQLDIIAFTDHNTIRGYEQFRDELALLERFVQADRCTPEERERYGEYQQLLAQLTVLPGFEFTSHYGSHILALFSPKTPLSVLEAVLLQLGIPAQELKAGSCSISNTKHVTEAYEIIHRAGGIVIAAHVNAHAGVVSESIRFGNSGQSRVAATQSPYLHALEFVHFYASHESYLSPNFYNGQHTYYERPMFCIQGSDAHRISRADADNPESKKVYGVGDRYFEALLPEASFDALKALFNSKQIDKVRVPRRDQKQWEIDNVRLNGDSRHLIARPATEEYLAQAWHDIAALANADGGVLLIGTDGEQNVSPTVISEQIKQLVAQHLDPQPSLSLELMQYQERDVVRIEVKTEELPPYVASNGSVYVRRDDQTHVANREELLQLARRALVRSTMSPLDNGEDLELPRSGVEIVSEQKRNAVWTYEVRDLRTTTGVERDRAQGLWAYAIARHEELRDAKIDLNEDVRWYGRLGVWRTFQQGNRTKYDLIHRDASGVIDHIFYGVSEWGLGEGWRSLLGINDNFGVDLNVNDDHAPISVPRGFTAPLDDAQTDGEDDWMPWGDRKYRWKGRGGLWRIYGNDEKIRFDLAMKNKEDEDFQTFNDVTRAKLTEAWLNLIRVKPPTTGIEVVAMEESDFGRSFRFRNLRSGEVSDPWRDQDLEQGTVREYAARMFLEDLPIDEAAVRWWGNIGYMRPMRSQVDLVYRDEDGVDHIYYAARREELENEWRELLELWDDE; from the coding sequence ATGACCTTTAGCGATGAGCAGGTATCTGCGATTTCCGAGCGATGGATGCGTTTAGATTTACATATCCATACACCAGCATCTGAAGATTATGCTGAACCAGAGGTAAGTTATCTCGATATTTTGCGGGCTGCTGCCGCCCACCAACTCGATATTATTGCCTTTACCGACCACAACACGATTCGCGGCTATGAACAATTTCGCGATGAGCTAGCCTTACTCGAACGTTTTGTCCAAGCTGATCGCTGTACGCCCGAGGAGCGCGAACGCTACGGCGAATATCAACAATTGCTGGCTCAATTGACGGTGCTGCCAGGTTTTGAGTTTACTAGCCATTATGGCTCACATATTTTGGCGCTCTTTTCCCCTAAGACCCCGTTGAGCGTGCTCGAAGCGGTTTTGTTGCAATTGGGGATTCCCGCCCAAGAATTAAAAGCTGGCTCGTGCTCAATCTCCAACACCAAACATGTGACCGAAGCCTACGAAATTATTCATCGCGCTGGCGGGATTGTTATCGCCGCCCATGTCAATGCCCATGCTGGCGTGGTCAGCGAGTCAATTCGCTTTGGCAATAGCGGTCAATCACGCGTCGCGGCCACCCAAAGCCCCTATTTGCACGCCTTAGAATTTGTGCATTTCTACGCTTCGCACGAGAGCTACCTTAGCCCAAATTTCTACAATGGCCAACATACCTATTACGAACGGCCAATGTTTTGCATTCAAGGCTCCGATGCCCATCGCATTAGTCGGGCTGATGCCGATAATCCAGAAAGCAAAAAAGTCTATGGCGTAGGCGATCGCTATTTCGAGGCCTTGTTGCCCGAAGCCTCGTTTGATGCGCTCAAAGCCTTGTTCAATAGCAAGCAAATCGATAAGGTTCGCGTGCCCCGCCGCGACCAAAAGCAATGGGAGATTGATAACGTGCGACTGAATGGCGATTCGCGCCACTTAATTGCCCGGCCGGCAACCGAGGAGTATTTGGCGCAAGCTTGGCACGATATTGCCGCCCTCGCCAATGCCGACGGCGGGGTTTTGTTAATCGGTACTGATGGTGAGCAAAATGTCTCGCCAACTGTGATTAGCGAGCAAATTAAGCAACTCGTAGCCCAACATCTCGACCCTCAGCCCAGCCTCAGCCTAGAATTAATGCAATATCAAGAACGTGATGTGGTGCGGATCGAAGTTAAAACTGAAGAATTGCCGCCTTACGTCGCTAGCAATGGCTCAGTCTATGTGCGCCGCGACGATCAAACTCACGTCGCCAATCGCGAAGAATTATTGCAACTTGCCCGCCGAGCCTTGGTTCGCAGCACTATGTCGCCACTCGATAATGGCGAAGATTTAGAATTGCCACGCTCTGGGGTCGAGATCGTTAGCGAACAAAAACGCAACGCAGTTTGGACCTATGAAGTGCGTGACTTGCGCACTACCACTGGGGTTGAGCGTGATCGTGCTCAAGGTTTGTGGGCTTATGCCATCGCTCGCCACGAAGAATTGCGCGATGCCAAAATTGACCTCAACGAAGATGTGCGTTGGTATGGGCGGCTCGGTGTGTGGCGTACCTTCCAACAAGGCAATCGCACCAAATACGATCTGATTCATCGCGATGCTTCAGGTGTGATCGACCATATTTTCTATGGTGTTTCCGAATGGGGTCTCGGCGAAGGCTGGCGCTCGTTATTGGGCATCAACGATAATTTCGGCGTTGATCTGAATGTCAACGATGATCACGCGCCCATTAGTGTGCCACGCGGCTTTACTGCTCCCCTCGACGATGCGCAAACCGACGGCGAAGACGATTGGATGCCTTGGGGCGATCGCAAATATCGTTGGAAAGGGCGCGGCGGGCTGTGGCGAATTTACGGCAACGACGAAAAAATTCGCTTCGATCTGGCCATGAAAAATAAAGAAGATGAAGATTTCCAAACCTTCAACGACGTAACTCGCGCCAAATTGACCGAAGCATGGCTCAATTTGATTCGGGTCAAGCCGCCAACCACTGGCATCGAAGTTGTGGCAATGGAAGAAAGCGATTTTGGCCGCTCGTTCCGCTTCCGCAATTTGCGCAGTGGCGAGGTCAGCGACCCGTGGCGCGACCAAGATCTTGAGCAAGGCACAGTCCGCGAATATGCCGCGCGAATGTTCCTCGAAGATCTGCCAATCGATGAGGCGGCAGTCCGTTGGTGGGGCAACATCGGCTATATGCGGCCAATGCGCTCACAGGTCGATCTGGTCTATCGCGATGAAGATGGCGTTGATCATATCTACTATGCTGCTCGTCGCGAAGAACTTGAAAACGAATGGCGCGAATTATTGGAGCTATGGGACGATGAGTAA
- a CDS encoding metal-dependent hydrolase, which yields MANTTITWLGHASFLFVTPEGKRIVLDPWYEGNPSFPETAKAELENVDAILLTHGHMDHTGNVITLAQQTKAPVAGIVELIGWVQGQGVDATQCIGFNKGGCIEIAGIKATLTTAHHSSSITSGSISLYLGDPCGFILEFSDGCVVYHTGDTCVHSDMALMGEIYQPNVTILPIGDFYTMGPRQAAHALKLIGSKFAIPEHYGTFPALHGNPAALKSELNKLQLNTEIVALQPGEAWAYSA from the coding sequence ATGGCCAACACAACCATCACTTGGCTTGGTCACGCCAGCTTTTTATTTGTCACGCCCGAAGGCAAACGGATTGTACTTGACCCTTGGTACGAGGGCAATCCTAGCTTTCCCGAGACTGCTAAAGCCGAACTCGAAAACGTTGATGCAATTTTGCTCACGCACGGCCATATGGATCATACTGGTAACGTTATCACGCTGGCTCAGCAAACCAAAGCACCAGTCGCTGGCATCGTTGAACTGATTGGTTGGGTGCAAGGCCAAGGTGTCGATGCGACACAATGTATTGGCTTCAACAAAGGTGGTTGTATCGAGATTGCTGGCATCAAAGCAACCTTAACCACAGCCCACCACAGCAGCAGCATCACCAGCGGCAGTATTTCGCTCTACTTGGGCGATCCTTGTGGCTTTATCCTCGAATTTTCCGATGGCTGCGTGGTTTATCACACTGGCGATACCTGTGTGCATAGCGATATGGCCCTGATGGGCGAGATTTATCAGCCGAATGTGACAATCTTGCCAATTGGCGATTTTTATACGATGGGGCCACGTCAGGCAGCCCATGCACTCAAATTAATTGGCTCTAAATTTGCTATCCCTGAACACTATGGCACATTCCCTGCCTTGCATGGTAACCCGGCAGCTTTGAAGAGCGAATTAAACAAACTTCAGCTCAATACCGAAATCGTTGCGTTGCAACCTGGCGAGGCTTGGGCTTACTCGGCCTAA